In the genome of Myxococcus stipitatus, one region contains:
- the hppD gene encoding 4-hydroxyphenylpyruvate dioxygenase: protein MVSAAENPLGLNGFEFVEFTSPAPEAMIKLVEALGFTAYSKHPTKELVRYKQGDINLLISREPSGQAADFRAAHGPSANAMAFRVGNARTSYELALERGAIAADPTTSSLGEGYYVIQGIGGSLLYLIDRHGPSGTIYDSWEQIPGAAEAEARNSVGLESLDHLTHNVRRGQMRTWSTFYNRIFGFTEQKYFDIKGQATGLFSQAMIAPDRNIRIPLNESQDDKSQIEEFIRLYKGEGIQHLALSTQDIYGTVEKLRARGVLLQDTLDTYYDLVDKRVPNHGEDLARMKKNRILIDGNEQEGLLLQIFTENLFGPIFFEIIQRKGNEGFGNGNFQALFESIELDQIRRGVIKVDKR, encoded by the coding sequence ATGGTCAGCGCTGCGGAAAATCCTCTTGGGCTGAACGGCTTTGAGTTCGTGGAGTTCACGAGCCCCGCACCCGAGGCGATGATCAAGCTGGTGGAGGCGCTGGGCTTCACCGCCTACTCCAAGCATCCGACCAAGGAGCTGGTCCGCTACAAGCAGGGCGACATCAACCTGCTCATCAGCCGTGAGCCTTCCGGCCAGGCCGCCGACTTCCGGGCCGCGCATGGTCCTTCCGCCAACGCCATGGCGTTCCGCGTGGGCAATGCCCGCACGTCCTATGAGCTGGCGCTGGAGCGCGGCGCCATCGCGGCGGACCCGACCACCAGCTCCCTGGGCGAGGGCTACTATGTCATCCAGGGCATCGGTGGCAGCCTGCTGTATCTCATCGACCGGCACGGGCCGAGCGGCACCATCTACGACTCCTGGGAGCAGATTCCCGGCGCCGCGGAGGCGGAGGCGCGCAACAGCGTGGGCCTGGAGTCGCTGGACCACCTGACGCACAACGTGCGCCGGGGCCAGATGCGCACCTGGTCGACCTTCTACAACCGCATCTTCGGCTTCACCGAGCAGAAGTACTTCGACATCAAGGGCCAGGCCACGGGCCTGTTCAGCCAGGCGATGATTGCGCCGGACCGCAACATCCGGATTCCGCTCAACGAGAGCCAGGACGACAAGTCCCAGATTGAAGAGTTCATCCGCCTGTACAAGGGCGAGGGCATCCAGCACCTGGCCCTGTCCACCCAGGACATCTACGGCACCGTCGAGAAGCTGCGCGCCCGAGGCGTGCTGCTCCAGGACACGCTCGACACGTACTACGACCTGGTCGACAAGCGCGTGCCGAACCACGGCGAGGACTTGGCGCGGATGAAGAAGAACCGCATCCTCATCGACGGCAACGAGCAGGAGGGCCTGCTCCTGCAGATCTTCACCGAGAACCTCTTCGGCCCCATCTTCTTCGAGATCATCCAGCGCAAGGGCAACGAGGGCTTCGGCAACGGCAACTTCCAGGCGCTCTTCGAGTCCATCGAGCTGGACCAGATCCGCCGCGGCGTCATCAAGGTCGACAAGCGGTAG
- the hmgA gene encoding homogentisate 1,2-dioxygenase, protein MTLENRSAVTPKSGLRKAPGDYLSGFGNEFATEAVAGALPVGQNSPQRAPFGLYAEQLSGTAFTATRRENRRSWLYRLRPSANHASFKVHPQGLLRGGPFDEVPPTPNRLRWSPLPAPTEPTDFIEGWVTYAGNGDPGVGAGVAVHLYRANRSMTDKVFFDADGELLIVPQAGKLTLVTEMGVLDLRPGEVGVVPRGVRFRAELPEGPVAGYICENHGALFRLPDLGPIGANGLANARDFLTPVAAFEDVDRPTLVIQKFQGRLWSSQFDHSPLDVVAWHGNLAPYKYDLARFNTVGTVSYDHPDPSIFTVLTSPSEVPGTANCDFVIFPPRWMVAENTFRPPYFHRNVMSEFMGLVHGVYDAKAGGFAPGGASLHNCMSGHGPDRSSYEQAVKVDLKPHKIQDTLAFMFESRWVFRPTRFAMETPAMQLDYDHCWDGFEKARLP, encoded by the coding sequence GTGACTCTCGAGAATCGAAGCGCGGTAACTCCGAAGAGCGGGCTGCGCAAGGCGCCCGGCGACTACCTCTCCGGATTCGGAAACGAGTTCGCGACCGAGGCCGTCGCGGGCGCCCTCCCCGTGGGGCAGAACTCTCCGCAGCGAGCCCCCTTCGGGCTCTACGCGGAGCAGCTCTCCGGCACGGCCTTCACCGCGACGCGCCGGGAGAACCGGCGCTCCTGGCTGTACCGGCTGCGGCCCAGCGCCAACCACGCGTCCTTCAAGGTCCACCCGCAGGGGCTCCTGCGCGGCGGGCCGTTCGACGAGGTTCCCCCCACGCCCAACCGGCTGCGGTGGAGCCCCCTGCCCGCACCCACGGAGCCCACGGACTTCATCGAGGGCTGGGTCACCTACGCGGGCAACGGAGACCCGGGTGTCGGCGCAGGCGTCGCCGTCCATCTGTACCGCGCCAACCGGTCCATGACGGACAAGGTGTTCTTCGACGCCGACGGTGAGCTGCTCATCGTTCCGCAGGCCGGCAAGCTCACGCTCGTGACGGAGATGGGCGTGCTGGACTTGCGGCCCGGCGAGGTCGGCGTGGTGCCTCGCGGCGTGCGCTTCCGCGCGGAGCTGCCCGAGGGCCCCGTCGCCGGATACATCTGTGAGAACCATGGCGCCCTCTTCCGCCTGCCGGACCTGGGGCCCATCGGCGCCAATGGACTCGCCAACGCGCGGGACTTCCTGACGCCCGTGGCCGCGTTCGAGGACGTGGACCGCCCGACGCTCGTCATCCAGAAGTTCCAGGGCCGGCTGTGGTCCTCGCAGTTCGACCACTCGCCGCTCGACGTGGTGGCGTGGCACGGCAACCTGGCGCCGTACAAGTACGACCTCGCGCGGTTCAACACCGTCGGCACGGTGAGCTACGACCATCCGGACCCGTCCATCTTCACGGTGCTGACGTCGCCCAGCGAGGTGCCGGGCACGGCCAACTGCGACTTCGTCATCTTCCCGCCTCGGTGGATGGTGGCGGAGAACACCTTCCGGCCGCCCTACTTCCACCGCAACGTGATGAGCGAGTTCATGGGGCTGGTGCATGGCGTGTACGACGCGAAGGCCGGCGGCTTTGCTCCGGGCGGTGCGTCGCTGCACAACTGCATGAGCGGCCATGGACCGGACCGCTCCAGCTACGAGCAGGCGGTGAAGGTGGACCTGAAGCCGCACAAGATCCAGGACACGCTGGCGTTCATGTTCGAGTCCCGCTGGGTCTTCCGTCCCACGCGCTTCGCGATGGAGACGCCCGCGATGCAGCTGGACTACGACCACTGCTGGGACGGCTTCGAGAAGGCCCGCCTGCCTTGA
- a CDS encoding Rieske (2Fe-2S) protein: protein MSLPTRQRVYTTPPDVTLCPVDSLEDPGARNIVMQIEEAFFHGFLVRRGDQVLGYVDRCPHAGLPLAKVLDQYLTPDKQLIQCSWHGALFQVADGQCVGGPCHGASLTPWPVKVEGGMVVTA from the coding sequence TTGAGCCTTCCAACCCGGCAGCGCGTCTACACGACGCCTCCCGACGTCACGCTCTGCCCGGTGGACTCACTGGAGGACCCGGGCGCGCGCAACATCGTGATGCAGATTGAAGAGGCCTTCTTCCATGGCTTCCTCGTGCGCAGGGGTGACCAGGTCCTCGGCTACGTGGACCGGTGTCCCCATGCGGGCCTGCCCCTGGCGAAGGTGCTGGACCAGTACCTGACTCCCGACAAGCAGCTCATCCAGTGCTCGTGGCATGGGGCCCTCTTCCAGGTGGCGGATGGCCAGTGCGTGGGAGGCCCGTGCCATGGCGCTTCGCTGACGCCCTGGCCCGTGAAGGTCGAAGGCGGAATGGTCGTCACCGCCTGA
- a CDS encoding NAD(P)-dependent oxidoreductase, with amino-acid sequence MGTQQVQKVCIIGASGKLGQYMVRHALDRGYEVVGVCRERSVPKLAEFADRMTVIPGPTNDRDVVRAAVAGCDGVLTVLAPWGVRQYSSGTAQAVLDFAAPGARLVFSCGWHISKDGKDQYSWQFKAGVRVVTWLARALRAVDVDDQVEACRRIFASNRRWTVVRGSDLEEGESQGLPVWSHHVGDPVLASNRTRRVDYARFMVEALTDDSLIHAAPAIVGCRTESALAHASRTPSPA; translated from the coding sequence ATGGGCACGCAGCAGGTGCAGAAGGTCTGCATCATCGGCGCCTCGGGGAAGCTCGGGCAGTACATGGTCCGGCACGCGCTGGACCGGGGCTACGAGGTCGTCGGTGTCTGTCGGGAGCGCAGTGTCCCGAAGCTCGCGGAGTTCGCGGACCGGATGACGGTCATCCCGGGACCGACGAATGACCGGGACGTCGTCCGCGCGGCCGTCGCCGGCTGTGACGGCGTGCTGACGGTGCTGGCTCCCTGGGGTGTGCGGCAATACTCGTCAGGCACGGCGCAGGCGGTGCTCGACTTCGCCGCGCCCGGTGCGCGCCTGGTCTTCTCGTGCGGCTGGCACATCTCCAAGGACGGCAAGGACCAATACTCGTGGCAATTCAAGGCTGGCGTCCGTGTCGTCACCTGGCTGGCCCGTGCCCTGCGTGCGGTGGATGTCGATGACCAGGTGGAGGCGTGCCGCCGCATCTTCGCCAGCAACCGGCGATGGACGGTCGTCCGAGGCAGTGACCTGGAGGAAGGCGAGAGCCAGGGGCTGCCCGTGTGGAGCCACCATGTCGGCGACCCGGTGCTCGCGAGCAACCGGACGCGGCGCGTGGACTATGCGCGCTTCATGGTGGAGGCGCTGACCGACGACTCGCTCATCCACGCGGCGCCCGCCATCGTCGGATGCCGCACGGAGAGCGCGCTGGCCCACGCGAGCCGGACTCCATCACCCGCGTGA
- a CDS encoding metallophosphoesterase family protein translates to MAAVGDLHCREDQHGRFRHLVKQVNATADLLVLCGDLTDRGLLEEGKVLAEDLSALRVPCAAVLGNHDYEHGQVKEICAELAKAGVHILDGDHFIFEKVLGVAGVKGFGGGYGNATLQAFGEPQTKAFVQEAVTESLKLEAALSHLDTPRKVIIMHYAPIPETLEGENIEIRPFLGTSRLAMPIDHYGAEAVFHGHAHHGALRGQTKSGIPVYNVAMPLLARHTPDQRYVLLEV, encoded by the coding sequence TTGGCGGCAGTCGGTGACTTGCACTGCCGGGAGGACCAGCACGGACGCTTCCGTCACCTCGTGAAGCAGGTCAACGCCACGGCGGACCTGTTGGTGTTGTGTGGCGACCTGACGGACCGTGGCCTCCTGGAGGAGGGCAAGGTGCTCGCCGAGGACCTGTCCGCGCTGCGCGTGCCGTGCGCGGCCGTGCTGGGCAATCACGACTACGAGCATGGACAGGTGAAGGAGATCTGCGCCGAGCTGGCCAAGGCGGGGGTGCACATCCTCGACGGGGACCACTTCATCTTCGAGAAGGTGCTGGGCGTCGCGGGCGTGAAGGGCTTTGGCGGCGGCTATGGCAACGCCACGCTGCAGGCCTTCGGTGAGCCCCAGACGAAGGCCTTCGTGCAGGAGGCGGTGACGGAGTCGCTCAAGCTGGAGGCCGCGCTGAGCCACCTGGACACGCCCAGGAAGGTCATCATCATGCACTACGCCCCCATCCCGGAGACGTTGGAGGGGGAGAACATCGAGATCCGCCCCTTCCTCGGGACGAGCCGCCTGGCCATGCCCATTGACCACTACGGCGCGGAGGCGGTGTTCCACGGCCACGCGCACCATGGCGCGCTCCGGGGACAGACCAAGAGCGGCATCCCTGTCTACAACGTCGCGATGCCGCTGCTCGCGCGCCACACCCCGGACCAGCGCTACGTGCTGCTGGAGGTCTAG
- a CDS encoding nucleotidyltransferase: MEKRHPNHPGEMGTDAGLAERERTADEINARARAVGLLCDAGVPFVVGGAYAYATYTGIYRDTKDLDLFPRKADALRALQVLEKDGWRTERTDEVWLYKAFKGDYFVDFIFSSGNGVAAVDDEWFEHASRATVFGHSCLVAPAEEMIWSKAFVAERERYDGADVNHLILKAGQRMDWARLMRRFDRYWEVLLSHLMMFRFAYPSERDVIPDWVMAELMRRTMDSILEGRWEARMCRGNLVSKVNYHVDIHHWGFGDGRAWDENERQQGGERVAGPELENSVGGSR, from the coding sequence ATGGAAAAGCGACACCCCAATCATCCCGGGGAGATGGGCACGGACGCGGGGCTCGCCGAGCGCGAGCGCACCGCGGATGAAATCAATGCCCGCGCGCGGGCGGTGGGGTTGTTGTGCGACGCGGGGGTGCCGTTCGTCGTCGGCGGTGCCTACGCGTACGCCACCTATACCGGCATCTACCGGGACACGAAGGACCTGGACCTGTTTCCTCGCAAGGCGGACGCGCTCCGGGCGCTCCAGGTCCTGGAGAAGGATGGGTGGCGCACCGAGCGCACCGACGAGGTGTGGCTCTACAAGGCCTTCAAGGGGGACTACTTCGTCGACTTCATCTTCTCGTCCGGCAACGGCGTGGCGGCGGTGGACGACGAGTGGTTCGAGCACGCCAGCCGCGCCACCGTCTTCGGCCATTCATGTCTGGTGGCGCCGGCGGAGGAGATGATCTGGTCCAAGGCGTTCGTCGCGGAGCGCGAGCGCTACGACGGCGCGGACGTCAACCACCTCATCCTGAAAGCAGGCCAGCGCATGGACTGGGCGCGGCTGATGCGCCGCTTCGACCGTTACTGGGAAGTGCTGCTGAGCCACTTGATGATGTTCCGCTTCGCCTATCCCTCCGAGCGCGATGTCATCCCGGACTGGGTGATGGCGGAGCTGATGCGGCGGACGATGGACAGCATTCTCGAGGGCCGGTGGGAAGCGCGGATGTGCCGGGGCAACCTCGTCTCGAAGGTGAACTACCACGTGGACATCCACCACTGGGGGTTCGGTGACGGGCGGGCCTGGGACGAGAACGAACGACAGCAGGGGGGCGAGCGTGTCGCGGGACCCGAGCTCGAAAATTCGGTTGGCGGCAGTCGGTGA
- a CDS encoding sigma-70 family RNA polymerase sigma factor, protein MTATRQPALRVIQGGPLPDRRDFLRELYTRHGGSVLGRCRYLLKDEARAEDAMHDVFARALSHVDEFRADASPLTWLMKIATHHCLNQLRSERAGWRRWFERDAAARPEAHGGPGEMETRDLIRRLLSRVDTETQAAVIHYHVDGMTLEEVAAVVGRSVPTVRKRLEHFAALGGEELRVR, encoded by the coding sequence GTGACAGCAACACGGCAGCCAGCCCTCAGGGTCATCCAAGGCGGTCCTCTCCCGGACCGACGCGACTTCCTGCGGGAGCTGTACACACGACATGGCGGCAGCGTCCTGGGGCGCTGCCGCTATCTGTTGAAGGATGAGGCGCGGGCGGAGGATGCGATGCATGACGTCTTCGCGCGCGCCCTCTCCCATGTGGATGAGTTCCGCGCGGACGCCTCGCCCCTGACGTGGTTGATGAAGATCGCCACGCACCACTGCCTGAACCAGCTCCGCTCGGAGCGCGCGGGATGGCGGCGGTGGTTCGAACGGGACGCGGCCGCGCGCCCGGAGGCGCATGGAGGTCCCGGTGAGATGGAGACGCGGGACCTGATTCGCAGGCTGCTGTCGCGGGTGGACACGGAGACCCAGGCGGCGGTGATTCACTACCACGTGGATGGGATGACGTTGGAAGAGGTGGCCGCGGTGGTGGGGCGCTCGGTGCCCACCGTCCGCAAGAGGCTGGAGCACTTCGCCGCGCTGGGCGGAGAGGAGCTGAGGGTTCGATGA
- a CDS encoding ACP synthase → MSAHESEWTLRRLHAGELVLAEAARVRAHAASCTACGGMLRGIESNQTRFEQEHPYERFEAGVARALERQQQQGAVRPAPRRWVGTAVALAASVLVVVLARPLMPQGAGWDRSKGGDVAELRIGGGPGPQREARPDAPEALEPGERVMLGYKAGTHRYMAAVSVDAIGEVTPLHPESGTSATMEAGSELHWLQGSWELTGSGVERVVLVMSAEPFTVESLVEAARRAFAAADGDVERMTSLAVPGEQTHWVLLKP, encoded by the coding sequence ATGAGCGCGCACGAGTCGGAATGGACACTGCGGCGCCTGCACGCCGGTGAGCTGGTCCTGGCCGAGGCCGCTCGCGTCCGAGCCCATGCGGCGAGCTGCACGGCGTGTGGCGGGATGCTGCGCGGCATCGAATCGAATCAGACGCGCTTCGAGCAGGAGCATCCCTACGAGCGGTTCGAGGCCGGGGTGGCTCGGGCGCTGGAGCGGCAGCAGCAACAGGGGGCGGTGAGGCCCGCGCCCCGGCGCTGGGTGGGCACGGCGGTGGCGCTGGCCGCGTCGGTGCTGGTGGTGGTGCTGGCCCGTCCCCTGATGCCACAAGGCGCGGGGTGGGACCGGAGCAAGGGCGGCGACGTGGCGGAGCTGCGCATCGGTGGAGGCCCAGGCCCTCAACGCGAGGCCCGGCCCGACGCCCCCGAGGCCCTGGAGCCCGGTGAGCGGGTGATGCTGGGCTACAAGGCCGGCACCCACCGCTACATGGCCGCGGTGTCGGTGGACGCCATTGGCGAGGTGACGCCGCTGCATCCGGAGTCCGGCACCAGCGCGACCATGGAGGCGGGCTCGGAGCTGCATTGGCTGCAAGGCAGCTGGGAGCTCACGGGCTCGGGCGTGGAGCGCGTGGTGCTGGTGATGAGCGCTGAGCCCTTCACGGTGGAGTCGCTCGTGGAAGCGGCGCGGCGCGCCTTCGCGGCGGCCGATGGGGACGTGGAGCGGATGACCTCGCTCGCGGTGCCGGGAGAGCAGACGCACTGGGTGCTGCTCAAGCCATGA
- a CDS encoding caspase family protein, translating to MSPPLLSFWRAVAAILVLVASGARAEGLRRFALIVGNDEGGDDTRPLRFARDDARKMHGLLARLGGVAPGDAKLLLNESSKDFLAALTELEARAREARARGERTALLVYYSGHAKDGTLRLGNSRVGFEDLKKRLSATSADIRIAILDSCRSGALTRTKGARKAPAFQIESGAERDSRGLVILTSSSADEDSQESDALGGSYFSHHLASGLLGDADRSGDGRVTLFEAYSHAYARTVADTAASSGGAQHPTFSYDLAGNGDLVLTDLRAAGDGLVVPGLAPSGTYYFVDSAGMVVAELDKAPDLERRVALAPGTYRVKRRLSDRLRIGEVEVARGRQVVLEEARLRDAPFSDDPVKGVASAEGAWWTVGLSGGVQSFFDAPTRESLFLSVGLLGAEAQLHDYFRRDWVWGVDVALGGKQALLALPTLSGPAYKYSVMSLGTTLKSEWPRGSIAPFVGVRMAYLVMRRDFADAAYPDQKYAMFSPGLETGLRWQPLRRLHVTGRARLHYLLYTVDEQRSLGFWELGALVTYQP from the coding sequence ATGAGCCCTCCCCTGCTCTCGTTCTGGCGCGCGGTGGCCGCCATCCTGGTGCTCGTGGCCTCGGGCGCGAGGGCGGAGGGCCTGCGCCGCTTCGCGCTCATCGTCGGCAATGACGAAGGGGGCGACGACACGCGGCCCCTGCGCTTCGCGCGCGACGATGCGCGGAAGATGCACGGGCTGCTCGCGCGCCTGGGCGGCGTGGCCCCTGGCGATGCGAAGCTCCTGCTCAACGAGTCGTCGAAGGACTTCCTCGCCGCGCTGACGGAGCTGGAGGCGCGCGCGCGGGAGGCGCGTGCCCGGGGCGAGCGCACCGCGCTGCTCGTCTACTATTCGGGCCACGCGAAGGACGGCACGCTGCGGCTCGGCAACTCCCGCGTGGGCTTCGAGGACCTCAAGAAGCGGCTGTCGGCGACGTCCGCGGACATCCGCATCGCGATTCTCGACTCGTGCCGCTCCGGCGCGCTGACGCGCACCAAGGGCGCTCGCAAGGCACCGGCCTTCCAAATCGAATCCGGCGCGGAGCGCGACTCTCGCGGCCTGGTCATCCTCACCTCGAGCTCGGCGGATGAGGACTCGCAGGAGTCGGACGCGCTCGGTGGCAGCTACTTCTCCCATCACCTGGCCAGCGGGCTGCTCGGCGACGCGGACCGCAGCGGGGATGGGCGGGTGACGTTGTTCGAGGCGTACTCGCATGCGTACGCCCGCACGGTGGCGGACACCGCGGCGAGCAGCGGCGGCGCGCAGCACCCGACGTTCAGCTACGACCTCGCGGGCAACGGCGACCTGGTGCTGACGGACCTGCGCGCCGCGGGCGATGGGCTGGTGGTGCCGGGCCTCGCGCCGTCGGGCACGTACTACTTCGTGGACTCGGCGGGGATGGTGGTGGCGGAGCTGGACAAGGCGCCCGACCTGGAGCGCCGCGTGGCGCTGGCCCCGGGGACGTACCGCGTGAAGCGGCGGCTCTCGGACCGGCTGCGCATCGGCGAGGTGGAGGTGGCGCGCGGCCGACAGGTGGTGTTGGAAGAGGCGCGACTGAGGGATGCCCCCTTCTCCGACGACCCGGTGAAGGGCGTGGCCTCCGCGGAAGGCGCCTGGTGGACGGTGGGCCTGTCCGGAGGCGTGCAGTCCTTCTTCGATGCGCCCACGCGCGAGTCGCTGTTCCTGTCGGTGGGGCTGCTGGGCGCGGAGGCGCAGCTCCACGACTACTTCCGCCGGGACTGGGTCTGGGGCGTGGACGTGGCGCTGGGTGGGAAGCAGGCGCTGCTCGCGCTGCCCACGCTGAGCGGGCCCGCGTACAAGTACTCGGTGATGAGCCTGGGCACGACGCTCAAGTCCGAGTGGCCGCGCGGGAGCATCGCGCCCTTCGTCGGCGTGCGCATGGCGTACCTCGTGATGCGGCGCGACTTCGCGGATGCGGCCTATCCCGACCAGAAGTACGCCATGTTCTCCCCTGGGTTGGAGACGGGCCTGCGCTGGCAGCCGCTGCGGCGCCTGCACGTGACGGGACGCGCCCGGCTCCACTACCTGCTCTACACCGTGGATGAGCAACGCTCGCTGGGCTTCTGGGAGCTGGGCGCGCTCGTCACGTATCAGCCTTGA
- a CDS encoding AmpG family muropeptide MFS transporter — MSEQDKSGEKAARPGTWASLARAMASWRTASVTLLSFSSGLPLGLVWIAIPDWLRSIGVDIRVVGLITLAQAPWSFKFLWSPLMDRYVPPFWGRRRGWMAVAQVALFATTLALAGVGNHPEAAWVVGALAMAVAFASATQDIAIDAYAVEVLRKDEQGVAVGARVALYRAAMFIAGSASITLAGRVSWKWVVIGLAALYIPMLFVTRFAPEPEEHFTPPKSLRDAVWYPFVGFLARHRALEILAFVFLYKLADNLGGTLLRPFLVDMGYSDIHRGVALGTIGLFGTIAGTLIGGAWTTVLGLGRALWVFGVIQIVSNIGYVLVARAGEPNVMLMYCAIGFEQVTQGLGTGAFSVLLMRLTQKRFSATQFALLSSLFSIPRVVAGPIAGFLVYAIGWEPFFWFTMVGGIPGLLLLARFVPLGVRDPNFDVQSRPVARAVSRSVLMGSAAFSAVVGMGVGAALTALLTAVQNLRKTPEAGFDFATPFAALFQPAGVTDWVTLASIAVFGLTVGLLTAAVLAARSGAFYLPDEEAPPTPSGATGT, encoded by the coding sequence ATGAGCGAGCAGGACAAGAGCGGGGAGAAGGCGGCGCGGCCGGGGACCTGGGCCAGTCTCGCGCGGGCCATGGCCTCGTGGCGGACGGCCTCCGTCACGTTGCTCTCGTTCTCGTCGGGTCTGCCGCTCGGCCTGGTGTGGATTGCCATCCCCGACTGGCTGCGCAGCATCGGCGTGGACATCCGCGTCGTCGGCCTCATCACGCTGGCGCAGGCCCCGTGGTCCTTCAAGTTCCTCTGGTCCCCGCTCATGGACCGGTACGTGCCGCCCTTCTGGGGACGGCGCCGGGGCTGGATGGCGGTGGCGCAGGTGGCGCTCTTCGCGACGACCCTCGCGCTGGCGGGCGTGGGCAACCATCCCGAGGCCGCGTGGGTGGTGGGCGCGCTGGCCATGGCGGTGGCCTTCGCCTCCGCGACGCAGGACATCGCCATCGATGCCTACGCGGTGGAGGTGCTGCGCAAGGACGAGCAGGGCGTGGCGGTGGGCGCGCGCGTCGCGCTGTATCGCGCGGCGATGTTCATCGCGGGCTCGGCCTCCATCACGCTCGCGGGCCGCGTGTCCTGGAAGTGGGTCGTCATCGGGCTGGCGGCGCTGTACATCCCCATGCTCTTCGTCACCCGCTTCGCGCCGGAGCCCGAGGAGCACTTCACCCCGCCCAAGTCGCTGCGGGACGCCGTCTGGTATCCCTTCGTGGGCTTCCTCGCGCGGCACCGGGCGCTCGAAATCCTCGCGTTCGTGTTCCTCTACAAGCTGGCCGACAACCTCGGCGGAACGCTGCTGCGGCCCTTCCTGGTGGACATGGGCTACAGCGACATCCACCGAGGCGTCGCGCTGGGCACCATCGGCCTGTTCGGCACCATCGCGGGCACGCTCATCGGTGGTGCGTGGACGACGGTGCTGGGCCTGGGCCGCGCGCTGTGGGTCTTCGGCGTCATCCAGATTGTGTCGAACATCGGCTACGTCCTGGTGGCTCGCGCGGGTGAGCCCAACGTGATGCTGATGTACTGCGCCATCGGCTTCGAGCAGGTGACGCAGGGCCTGGGCACCGGCGCCTTCTCCGTGCTGCTGATGCGGCTGACGCAGAAGCGCTTCTCCGCCACCCAGTTCGCGCTGCTCTCCAGCCTCTTCTCCATCCCGCGCGTCGTGGCCGGCCCCATCGCGGGCTTCCTCGTGTACGCCATCGGCTGGGAGCCCTTCTTCTGGTTCACCATGGTGGGCGGAATCCCGGGCCTGCTGCTGCTCGCGCGCTTCGTGCCCTTGGGCGTGAGGGACCCCAACTTCGACGTGCAGAGCCGCCCCGTTGCTCGCGCGGTGAGCCGCTCCGTGCTCATGGGCAGCGCGGCGTTCTCCGCGGTGGTGGGCATGGGCGTGGGCGCGGCGCTCACCGCGCTGCTCACGGCGGTCCAGAACCTGCGCAAGACACCCGAGGCGGGCTTCGACTTCGCCACGCCCTTCGCCGCGCTGTTCCAGCCCGCGGGGGTCACCGACTGGGTGACGCTGGCGAGCATCGCAGTGTTCGGCTTGACGGTGGGCCTGCTCACCGCCGCGGTGCTCGCGGCGCGCTCGGGGGCCTTCTATCTGCCGGATGAGGAAGCCCCGCCCACGCCCTCGGGCGCCACGGGGACGTAG